In Palleronia sp. LCG004, a single window of DNA contains:
- a CDS encoding ABC transporter ATP-binding protein: protein MIVVRDVHKHFGGFHAVDGATLEIREGSVTGLVGPNGAGKTTLFNVIAGVLPPTSGSVTMAGEDITGLPPHALFHKGLLRTFQIAHEFGSMSVRENLMMVPPRQTGETLASTWFRRGRIREEEQALARKADEVLEFLTIDHLKHEKAGNLSGGQKKLLELGRTMMVDAKIVFLDEVGAGVNRTLLNTVGDAILRLNRERGYTFCMIEHDMDFIGRLCDPVIVMAEGRVLAQGTVDEIKSNEAVIEAYLGTGLKNAVPA, encoded by the coding sequence ATGATCGTCGTACGCGACGTCCATAAGCATTTCGGCGGTTTCCATGCTGTCGATGGCGCAACTCTCGAAATTCGGGAGGGTTCCGTGACAGGGCTGGTCGGCCCGAACGGCGCGGGAAAGACTACGCTATTCAACGTGATCGCAGGTGTCCTGCCCCCGACTTCGGGAAGCGTCACGATGGCAGGTGAAGATATCACCGGGCTTCCGCCGCATGCGCTCTTTCACAAGGGACTTCTGAGGACCTTCCAGATCGCACACGAATTCGGATCGATGAGCGTGCGGGAGAACCTGATGATGGTCCCGCCCCGCCAGACCGGAGAAACCCTTGCCTCGACATGGTTCCGCCGGGGTCGCATCCGCGAGGAAGAGCAGGCGCTTGCCCGCAAGGCGGACGAGGTCCTGGAGTTTCTGACGATCGATCACCTCAAGCACGAGAAAGCCGGCAACCTGTCCGGTGGCCAGAAAAAGCTGCTCGAACTCGGGCGGACCATGATGGTTGATGCGAAGATCGTCTTTTTGGACGAGGTCGGCGCGGGCGTGAACCGAACCCTCCTGAATACCGTGGGTGATGCAATCCTAAGGCTCAACCGCGAGCGGGGATATACCTTCTGCATGATCGAACATGACATGGATTTCATCGGCCGTCTTTGCGACCCCGTAATCGTCATGGCCGAGGGCCGCGTGCTTGCCCAGGGTACGGTCGACGAGATCAAGAGTAACGAAGCCGTGATCGAAGCCTATCTCGGAACCGGCCTGAAGAACGCGGTGCCTGCATGA
- a CDS encoding ABC transporter ATP-binding protein has translation MSTAATSTDDTAGEPFLIGEGMTGGYGGADILNDCTISARDGEISVIVGPNGAGKSTAMKAVFGMLNLRKGSVRLGGEDITQLKPQERVAKGMAFVPQTSNVFTSMSVEENLEMGAFLRRDDIRPTIEQVYELFPILKDKRRQPAGELSGGQRQQVAVGRALMTEPRLLMLDEPTAGVSPIVMDELFDRIIEVARTGISILMVEQNARQALAIAHRGYVLVQGANAFTGTGRELLENDDVRRSFLGG, from the coding sequence ATGAGTACCGCCGCAACATCGACGGATGATACCGCAGGCGAACCTTTCCTCATAGGAGAGGGAATGACGGGCGGCTATGGCGGTGCGGACATCCTGAACGATTGCACGATCTCCGCGCGCGATGGTGAGATTTCGGTGATCGTCGGGCCGAACGGCGCAGGCAAGTCGACCGCGATGAAGGCGGTCTTCGGAATGTTGAACCTGCGAAAAGGGTCCGTCAGGCTTGGCGGGGAGGATATCACGCAGCTCAAACCGCAGGAGCGCGTGGCAAAGGGCATGGCCTTCGTTCCGCAGACCTCAAACGTCTTCACCTCGATGAGCGTGGAAGAAAACCTCGAGATGGGGGCGTTTCTCAGGCGCGACGACATCCGCCCGACCATCGAACAGGTTTATGAACTTTTTCCGATCCTGAAAGACAAGCGGCGGCAGCCCGCGGGCGAGTTGTCGGGGGGACAGAGGCAGCAGGTCGCCGTTGGCAGAGCTCTGATGACGGAGCCGCGACTTCTCATGCTCGACGAACCGACGGCCGGCGTCAGTCCTATCGTGATGGATGAACTTTTCGACCGGATCATCGAGGTGGCGCGGACCGGCATCTCGATCCTGATGGTCGAACAGAACGCGCGGCAGGCGCTTGCGATCGCCCATCGCGGATACGTCCTCGTCCAAGGAGCAAACGCCTTTACCGGCACGGGGCGTGAACTTCTGGAGAACGACGACGTGCGTCGGTCGTTCCTCGGGGGGTGA
- a CDS encoding branched-chain amino acid ABC transporter permease — translation MDFLNGLVTLLNFVVIPATAYGAQLALGALGVTLIYGILRFSNFAHGDTMAFGAMATILVTWGFQALGLHLWGLPTALLALPFGIAIAAALVIATDRTIYRFYRRQKVSPVILVIVSMGVMFVYNGIVRFVIGPDDQNFADGARFLISARDFRDLTGLDEGLAIRSSQAMTIVTAVIVVMVLFWFLNRTRTGKSMRAFSDNEDLALLSGINPERVVAITWIIVAALATVAGVLYGLDKSFKPFTYFQLLLPIFASAIVGGLGSPLGAIVGGFVVAFSEVTITYAWKKVLEYWLPATLEPQGLVQLLSTDYKFAVSFAILVIVLLFRPTGLFRGKSV, via the coding sequence CTGGATTTCCTGAACGGTCTGGTGACCCTTCTGAACTTCGTCGTGATCCCCGCGACGGCCTATGGTGCGCAACTCGCGCTCGGCGCGCTGGGCGTGACGCTGATATACGGGATTCTTCGGTTCTCGAATTTTGCCCACGGTGACACCATGGCGTTCGGAGCGATGGCGACGATTCTCGTGACATGGGGGTTTCAGGCGCTCGGGTTGCATCTATGGGGATTGCCGACGGCGCTGCTCGCCCTGCCCTTCGGCATTGCCATCGCGGCAGCTCTCGTGATCGCGACAGACAGAACGATTTATCGCTTCTATCGGCGACAGAAGGTTTCCCCGGTGATCCTTGTTATCGTGTCGATGGGCGTGATGTTCGTCTATAACGGGATCGTCCGTTTCGTCATCGGGCCGGACGATCAGAACTTCGCCGACGGGGCGCGCTTCCTCATCTCCGCACGCGATTTCCGGGACCTCACCGGCCTCGACGAAGGGCTCGCGATCCGGTCGTCCCAGGCGATGACGATCGTGACGGCGGTGATCGTAGTGATGGTCCTTTTCTGGTTCCTGAACCGCACGCGAACCGGAAAATCAATGCGGGCCTTTTCCGACAACGAGGATCTGGCGCTGCTCTCCGGTATCAATCCCGAGCGAGTGGTCGCCATTACATGGATCATCGTCGCCGCGCTCGCGACCGTGGCCGGAGTCCTTTATGGTCTGGACAAGTCTTTCAAACCCTTCACCTATTTTCAGCTATTGCTGCCGATCTTTGCCTCAGCGATCGTCGGCGGTCTGGGAAGCCCGTTGGGTGCCATCGTCGGAGGCTTCGTCGTAGCCTTTTCCGAGGTGACGATCACATATGCATGGAAGAAGGTTCTGGAATACTGGCTGCCCGCCACACTCGAACCGCAAGGCCTCGTCCAGCTCCTGAGCACAGATTACAAGTTCGCAGTCAGCTTCGCGATCCTGGTCATCGTTCTGCTGTTCCGCCCGACCGGGCTCTTCAGGGGGAAATCCGTATGA